Proteins encoded within one genomic window of Glycine soja cultivar W05 chromosome 1, ASM419377v2, whole genome shotgun sequence:
- the LOC114419804 gene encoding chaperone protein dnaJ 11, chloroplastic-like yields the protein MISSVSFPASLPAVNFSGNAVASPSCRVKSRPIVAFATATATAEARSSWTEQPRPSYLNSSCSSLYEVLGIPAGASNQEIKAAYRRLARVFHPDVAAIDRKNSSADEFMKIHAAYSTLSDPDKRANYDQRLFRRQRPLSTAAVFSGYTRRNWETDQCW from the coding sequence ATGATTTCTTCCGTGTCCTTTCCAGCGTCTCTTCCCGCCGTTAACTTCTCCGGCAACGCCGTGGCTTCTCCGTCGTGCCGCGTCAAATCCAGGCCTATAGTTGCCTTCGCCACCGCCACCGCCACCGCGGAAGCTCGCTCTTCCTGGACGGAGCAACCGAGACCTTCGTATCTGAACTCCTCTTGCTCTTCGCTCTACGAGGTTCTCGGCATCCCCGCCGGCGCCTCTAACCAAGAAATCAAGGCGGCGTACCGGCGACTGGCCAGAGTCTTCCACCCCGACGTGGCGGCGATTGACCGGAAAAACTCATCCGCCGATGAGTTCATGAAGATCCACGCTGCGTACTCTACTCTCTCGGATCCCGACAAGCGCGCCAACTACGATCAGAGGCTCTTCCGGCGACAACGGCCGTTGTCGACGGCGGCGGTGTTCTCCGGTTATACGCGTCGGAACTGGGAAACGGATCAGTGTTGGTAG
- the LOC114419811 gene encoding calcium-dependent protein kinase 28-like translates to MGLCFSSTKVSGSSSNNNNNNNASSNRNRKCSAAPAAAAPPEPVTPQKKQPSQAQRRRVPEESRKNPRAKDKAGARRQGTRVPCGKRTDFGYEKDFENRFSLGKLLGHGQFGYTYVGIDKKNGDRVAVKRLEKSKMVLPIAVEDVKREVKILKELTGHENVVQFFNAFEDDSYVYIVMELCEGGELLDRILAKKDSRYTEKDAAVVVRQMLKVAAECHLHGLVHRDMKPENFLFKSTKEDSPLKATDFGLSDFIKPGKRFQDIVGSAYYVAPEVLKRKSGPESDVWSIGVITYILLCGRRPFWDKTEDGIFKEVLRNKPDFRRKPWPTISNAAKDFMKKLLVKDPRARYTAAQALSHPWVREGGEALEIPIDISVLNNMRQFVKYSRLKQFALRALASTLNEGELSDLKDQFDAIDVDKNGSISLEEMRQALAKDQPWKLKESRVLEILQAIDSNTDGLVDFTEFVAATLHVHQLEEHDSDKWQQRSQAAFEKFDLDKDGYITPDELRMHTGLRGSIDPLLEEADIDKDGKISLPEFRRLLRTASMGSRTVMSPSHRHHRKI, encoded by the exons ATGGGCCTCTGTTTCTCCTCCACCAAGGTCAGCGGctccagcagcaacaacaacaacaacaacaacgcctcaTCCAACCGTAACCGCAAATGTTCGGCCGCGCCGGCGGCTGCAGCGCCGCCGGAGCCGGTGACGCCGCAGAAGAAACAACCGTCGCAGGCTCAACGGCGGCGAGTGCCAGAGGAGTCGCGGAAGAACCCACGCGCCAAAGACAAAGCGGGTGCGCGTCGGCAAGGGACACGTGTTCCGTGCGGAAAGCGAACGGATTTCGGGTACGAGAAAGACTTCGAGAATAGATTCTCGCTCGGGAAATTGTTGGGACATGGACAATTCGGTTACACCTACGTtggaattgacaaaaaaaatgggGACCGTGTCGCGGTTAAGAGACTAGAGAAGAGCAAG ATGGTTCTCCCCATTGCGGTTGAGGATGTTAAGCGAGAAGTCAAGATATTGAAAGAACTTACAGGCCATGAAAATGTGGTTCAGTTCTTTAATGCTTTTGAGGATGATTCATATGTGTACATAGTTATGGA GTTATGTGAGGGTGGAGAACTGCTAGATCGGATATTGGCCAA GAAGGACAGTCGTTATACTGAAAAAGATGCAGCTGTGGTTGTAAGGCAGATGCTAAAGGTTGCGGCTGAGTGTCATTTACATGGGTTGGTACACCGGGACATGAAACCAGAG aattttcttttcaagtCAACCAAAGAAGATTCACCTTTAAAGGCTACCGATTTTGGTTTGTCTGATTTCATAAAACCTG GAAAGAGGTTTCAAGATATTGTTGGCAGTGCTTACTATGTTGCACCAGAAGTGTTAAAACGTAAGTCAGGTCCCGAGTCGGATGTATGGAGTATTGGTGTGATTACATACATATTGCTTTGTGGGAGACGCCCATTTTGGGATAAGACAGAGGATGGTATCTTCAAGGAg GTCTTACGGAACAAGCCGGATTTCCGGCGGAAACCATGGCCTACTATAAGCAATGCTGCAAAAGATTTTATGAAGAAATTGTTGGTAAAAGATCCTCGTGCGAGATATACTGCTGCTCAGGCTCTTT CACATCCATGGGTTAGAGAAGGAGGAGAGGCATTAGAGATTCCTATTGATATATCTGTCCTGAACAACATGCGACAGTTTGTGAAATATAGTCGGTTGAAACAATTTGCACTAAGG GCATTGGCTAGCACACTTAATGAAGGAGAGTTGTCTGATCTAAAAGATCAGTTTGATGCAATAGATGTGGACAAAAATGGTTCTATTAGTCTTGAGGAGATGAGACAG GCTCTTGCTAAAGATCAACCTTGGAAGTTGAAAGAATCACGTGTGCTAGAGATATTGCAAGCG ATAGACAGCAACACAGATGGGCTAGTGGATTTCACCGAGTTTGTGGCAGCTACTTTACATGTACATCAATTGGAGGAACATGATTCTGACAAGTGGCAGCAACGGTCACAGGCTGCTTTTGAGAAATTTGACTTGGATAAGGATGGCTATATTACTCCAGATGAACTTAGAATG CATACGGGTTTGAGAGGCTCCATTGATCCATTACTTGAGGAAGCCGATATTGATAAAGATGGGAAAATCAGCTTACCAGAATTTCGTAGACTTCTAAGAACTGCAAGCATGGGTTCTCGAACAGTAATGAGCCCAAGTCACCGTCATCATCGAAAGATTTAG